TTGTGGTAAACGACGATTCAGGAATCGATTATATTCAGATAAAATGTGAGGCTCTTGATATCGATGAAACGATTCAATTAACAGGAGCACCTCAGTCATATACATTCAATAAAACGTACACATTACCGGTAACTGCTGCCAATTACGTTTTAACCATTACAGCAAAAGATAAATTTGCGATTCCAAACACCGGATCTTTAAATATAAATGTAGTAGCTACAAACGAGTATCCGGCTATTTATTTATGCGATCAGCCAAAAGGCACCAACCTTACAACAGATGCAGTTGGAGTTCCGATGTATTTCCACGACAAAAACGGACAGGATTTCGAATTCAAATATTATGCAGACAAAGACAATAAAGAAATTTTCTTCTTAGGTCAGGAATCTGATTTTGCACCGCACTGTTTCGGTTTAAATGCAGCAGGCGAATTAGTAGACGATGTTACTTCAACAGCAATCATTTTACCAACAAAAGGATACTATGTTATAAAAGTAAATCCAAACACTTTAAAATACACCGCAACACCATATACACCATCAAGCAAAGTATGGGCAGATGTTGCCAATGGTTTATGGCATGACGACGCTGCTTCAAGAAAACCATTCGTAAGTGTGTGCGGAGGCGGTATTCAGGGCGCAACATGGGATACATGGGATGCATGGGTGCAAAAAGGATTACACTTAGCCAACAACCCGGCGAATCCGTATCAGTTAGTAGGCGAATATACACTTACAGGAACTATGGAAGCTACTTTTACAGGACAATGGTGGAGCCCATCATGGAGATTAATTAAAAATGGTATTGCAACCATGTCTCCGGGAGAAAACGGAAATGCCAAATACCCTGCAGCACCGGGTGTTTACAAAGTAGTTCTGGATACTGAACTGGAAAGAGTATTTATAACAAAAAAATAATGTGTTACAGCCTTGTTTGTAACATATAACTAATAAAACATCTTAATATGAAATTCAAATATATATGGTTTTTTATTGCCCTTTTGTGTACTTCCGTATCTTTTGGACAAATAAAAATAAAAGGAACTGTAAAGGATAAAGGCAATGTGCCCATTCCGGGAGTGAACGTAATTGTAAAAGGATCAGCATCATCCGGAGCAACAGATTTTGACGGAAACTATGTAATTAATGTTCCCAATAAAAATGCCCAGATAGAGTTTTCTTTCGTGGGTTTTACAACCAAATTAGAAACACCCGGAGACAGAACCGAGATTAATGTAATTCTTGAAGAATCAAGCCAGACATTAGACGAGATAGTTGTAGTAGGATATGCAGCTGTTAAAAAGAGCGATGTAACGAGTTCGATTTCTTCTATAAAAGGAAAAGAATTACAAACCATGACCGTAGGTAACGTAACCGAATCGCTGCAGGGAAAAGTAGCAGGGGTTCAGGTAACGGGAGTTGGAGGTCCGGGAGCACAGCCAAGGGTTTTAATTCGTGGTATTTCGACTGTAAACTTAGGAACAGATCCGCTTTATGTAGTTGACGGAATCCCAATGGGAACCAGCATCAACTTCTTAAGCAATAATGAGATCGAATCTATGGAGGTTTTAAAAGATGCTTCTGCAAGTGCTATCTATGGTTCACGTGCGTCAAACGGGGTAATTTTAATTACCACCAAAAAAGGAAAAGCAGGTAAAACCAGATTCACATTTGACACAAGTTCAGGTATGCAATTAATGAAGAATCCTTACAATATGGCTGATGCCGAAGGATATGCAACCATTATGAACAAGGCCTACAACAATTCAGGTTATTCAGATTATCTGCCAAATCCTTCTCAGTACAAAGGAAAAACAACAGACTGGTGGAGAGCCGGAATAAGAGGCGGTGCGCCTGTAACCAATGCTTCTTTGGGAGTAACAGGAGGATCAGACAAACATACTTTTGCTGTAAGCTTAAACTATTACAACAACGAATCGATGTATGAAATTGGCGGATGGAAAAGAATCACGATGAGAATTGCCAACGATTTTAAATTCTCGGATAAATTCTCGGCAGGAATCACTTTAAACCCGCGTTACGAAACCTGGGGATCACCAAACAACTGGGCCGATTTTGTAAAAATTGATCCAATTACACCAATTTACAAAACAGCAGATCAGTTAACAGGTTTAGAAAACGAGTACAGCATTTTTGCAAGGTCTCCTTCGTATGTATGGAATCCGGTTGCGGCTGTAAAACGATATGACGATTATACAGATCAGTACAATTTAAATACAAACGGATATTTACAATACACGCCAATCAAAGGTTTGGTAATTCGTTCGCAGGCTTCTATCGAAGTGGGAGACAAAACGCAAAGCATCTTTAAACCTGATTTTATTATTGATGCCGCACACGAAAAAGCAGAAATCAACAGTGTAGAAAGAAAAAATACAACCAATGTTGACTGGACATGGCAAAATACCATTACCTATTCAAGAACTCTTGCAGATAAACACAATTTGTCTTTAATGGTAGGTAATACGATGGAAGAATACAACGGAAATGACGTTTGGGGTTACGGAGAAGGTGTTCCTAACAACACCGATGTAATGAGAGAATTAAAAGCAGCTACCAAAAACAAGAGGAGT
This portion of the Flavobacterium gelatinilyticum genome encodes:
- a CDS encoding SusC/RagA family TonB-linked outer membrane protein — its product is MKFKYIWFFIALLCTSVSFGQIKIKGTVKDKGNVPIPGVNVIVKGSASSGATDFDGNYVINVPNKNAQIEFSFVGFTTKLETPGDRTEINVILEESSQTLDEIVVVGYAAVKKSDVTSSISSIKGKELQTMTVGNVTESLQGKVAGVQVTGVGGPGAQPRVLIRGISTVNLGTDPLYVVDGIPMGTSINFLSNNEIESMEVLKDASASAIYGSRASNGVILITTKKGKAGKTRFTFDTSSGMQLMKNPYNMADAEGYATIMNKAYNNSGYSDYLPNPSQYKGKTTDWWRAGIRGGAPVTNASLGVTGGSDKHTFAVSLNYYNNESMYEIGGWKRITMRIANDFKFSDKFSAGITLNPRYETWGSPNNWADFVKIDPITPIYKTADQLTGLENEYSIFARSPSYVWNPVAAVKRYDDYTDQYNLNTNGYLQYTPIKGLVIRSQASIEVGDKTQSIFKPDFIIDAAHEKAEINSVERKNTTNVDWTWQNTITYSRTLADKHNLSLMVGNTMEEYNGNDVWGYGEGVPNNTDVMRELKAATKNKRSDGNSWSSSLMSYISRFSYNYDGKYYFTGTFRRDGSSKFMTNNKWANFPSASVSWRILNEGFMESTKDVLSDLRFRAGWGKVGNQGLPASVYQSNIGQGVYPIGGEVVDTSFPSSMANKDIKWETVEDVSFGLDFGLWKNKLSGSLEYYQKKTNDMLFVKQFPTYSGFPNYATIWTNVGSMQSSGIDLLVSYKDKKGDFTYGVDVTFTTVNVEMLSLSADGEKLYGSGNRTLTVKGDEPGYFYGYVADGLFQNQTELNSHTDQHGTKLQPYAQVGDVRFKDLNGDGKIDEKDRTKIGSPWADYNIGLNLNFGYKNFDLVANFYSSIGNEIVNQNISDLYNGASLTNKVSGLDQMAWHGEGTSNRIPRLSKDDNNENFTKFSSLYVEDGSFVRLKNLQIGYSFINKFGLDKLRISLSGQNLWTWTNYDGVDPEVAGGDPDKGDRVKGSGFGGWNYPVQPTILMGLNVAF